Proteins co-encoded in one Haladaptatus sp. ZSTT2 genomic window:
- a CDS encoding 50S ribosomal protein L5, with amino-acid sequence MSEADFHAMRQPRVEKVVVHMGVGRGGRELANAEDILESVTGQQSVRTLAKRTVPDFGIREGDPIGAKVTLRHEDAAEFLETALTLVDLKPKQFDDNGNFSFGVPEHTEFPSQEYDPNIGIYGLDVTVNLVRPGYRVAKRDKVNRQIPSAHKLTVEDAIAYLESTYDVEVNK; translated from the coding sequence ATGAGCGAGGCTGATTTCCACGCAATGCGACAGCCACGCGTCGAAAAGGTCGTCGTCCACATGGGTGTCGGCCGCGGTGGGCGCGAGCTCGCCAACGCAGAGGACATCCTAGAAAGCGTGACCGGCCAGCAGAGCGTTCGGACGCTCGCAAAGCGCACGGTTCCGGACTTCGGCATCCGCGAGGGTGACCCAATCGGTGCCAAAGTGACGCTCCGCCACGAGGACGCCGCAGAGTTCCTCGAGACGGCACTCACGCTCGTCGATCTCAAACCGAAGCAGTTCGACGACAACGGCAACTTCAGCTTCGGCGTTCCGGAACACACGGAATTCCCGAGCCAGGAGTACGACCCGAACATCGGGATTTACGGGCTTGACGTGACCGTCAACCTCGTTCGTCCCGGCTACCGTGTCGCAAAGCGCGACAAGGTCAACCGACAGATTCCGTCGGCCCACAAGCTGACGGTCGAGGACGCAATCGCGTACCTTGAATCGACGTATGACGTGGAGGTGAACAAATGA
- a CDS encoding 30S ribosomal protein S14, which yields MSEELGEHATKRTGQLQQCQRCGRKQGLVGKYDIWLCRQCFREIARSMGFKKYK from the coding sequence ATGAGCGAGGAACTCGGCGAGCACGCCACGAAGCGAACGGGCCAGCTCCAACAGTGCCAGCGATGCGGTCGCAAACAAGGCCTTGTTGGCAAGTACGACATCTGGCTCTGCCGGCAGTGCTTCCGTGAGATTGCCCGAAGCATGGGCTTCAAGAAATATAAGTAA
- a CDS encoding 30S ribosomal protein S8, with the protein MADNDPLSSALSGIDNAESVGHLTQTVEPASNIIGSVLEVFYDRGYINGFEFVEDGKAGRFEVELKGAINECGSVKPRYSAGADDFERWEKRFLPARDYGTLVVTTSHGIMSHYEAREAGIGGQIIAYVY; encoded by the coding sequence ATGGCAGATAACGACCCACTCAGCAGCGCACTCTCCGGCATCGACAACGCCGAGAGCGTCGGTCATCTGACCCAGACAGTTGAGCCCGCCTCGAATATCATCGGCAGCGTGCTTGAGGTCTTCTACGACCGCGGGTACATCAACGGCTTCGAGTTCGTCGAAGACGGCAAAGCCGGTCGATTCGAGGTTGAACTAAAAGGCGCGATCAACGAATGTGGTTCGGTCAAGCCCCGCTACTCGGCGGGTGCAGACGACTTCGAGCGATGGGAGAAACGGTTCCTCCCAGCCCGTGACTACGGGACGCTTGTCGTGACTACCAGCCACGGGATCATGAGCCACTACGAGGCCCGCGAAGCGGGCATCGGTGGCCAAATAATCGCGTACGTGTACTGA
- a CDS encoding 50S ribosomal protein L6: MARVELEIPDDVTAEVDRFDLTVSGPEGSVTRRLWYPNVTVSVDDNVVVVESDVEKAKMNATIGTFSSHIENMFHGVTAGWEYKMEVFYSHFPMQVRVEGDDVVIQNFLGEKSPRRTTVHGDTEVQIDGEELTLSGPDKEHVGQTAADIEQLTRVKGKDTRVFQDGVYIIEKPQRGDA; the protein is encoded by the coding sequence ATGGCACGAGTAGAACTCGAAATTCCAGACGATGTGACGGCCGAAGTCGACCGCTTCGACCTCACAGTAAGCGGCCCAGAAGGATCGGTAACGCGCCGACTCTGGTACCCGAACGTCACCGTCTCCGTTGACGACAACGTTGTCGTCGTCGAGAGTGACGTTGAGAAAGCCAAGATGAACGCCACCATCGGGACGTTCTCGAGTCACATCGAGAACATGTTCCACGGCGTGACCGCAGGATGGGAGTACAAGATGGAAGTCTTCTACTCTCACTTCCCAATGCAGGTTCGCGTCGAAGGTGACGACGTTGTCATCCAGAACTTCCTCGGTGAGAAGTCCCCGCGACGGACCACCGTTCACGGCGACACGGAAGTTCAGATCGACGGCGAGGAGCTGACGCTTTCCGGTCCCGACAAAGAACACGTCGGCCAGACCGCAGCGGACATCGAACAGCTCACGCGCGTCAAAGGCAAAGACACTCGGGTGTTCCAGGACGGCGTCTACATCATCGAAAAACCACAGCGAGGTGACGCCTGA
- a CDS encoding 50S ribosomal protein L32e, with amino-acid sequence MADEDQPQELTDISGVGEAKAEALREAGFDTVEAVARASQSELAEVDGIGNALAARIKADVGGLEVSEETEAEVEDEDAEAEEAAAEDVETELQPRGLVDKTPDLDDEEARLLQARSRAGKPQFNRQDYHKKKRTPTSWRKPRGGLSKQRRGIKGKGPMVEAGYRTPKSIRGRHPSGFEEVRVFNVDDLDGLDGDTQAARIAGSVGARKRERIEEEAEEMGVRVLNPTYVEVEVTEE; translated from the coding sequence ATGGCAGACGAAGACCAACCACAAGAACTGACCGACATCAGCGGTGTCGGCGAGGCAAAGGCAGAGGCACTCCGCGAAGCAGGCTTCGATACGGTCGAAGCCGTCGCGCGCGCCTCCCAGTCTGAGCTCGCCGAGGTTGATGGCATCGGTAACGCCCTCGCCGCCCGTATCAAAGCGGACGTCGGCGGGCTCGAAGTCTCAGAGGAGACGGAAGCCGAAGTCGAAGACGAAGACGCGGAAGCCGAGGAGGCAGCCGCAGAAGACGTCGAAACCGAACTGCAACCACGCGGCCTGGTCGATAAGACCCCCGACCTCGACGACGAGGAAGCACGCCTGCTTCAGGCGCGTTCCCGCGCGGGCAAACCGCAGTTCAACCGCCAGGACTACCACAAGAAAAAGCGCACGCCGACCTCGTGGCGCAAGCCACGCGGTGGGCTCTCGAAGCAGCGCCGCGGCATCAAGGGCAAGGGCCCGATGGTCGAGGCAGGCTACCGCACCCCGAAATCGATTCGTGGGCGGCACCCAAGCGGCTTCGAAGAAGTGCGCGTCTTCAACGTCGATGACCTCGATGGTCTCGACGGTGACACGCAGGCAGCCCGTATCGCTGGCTCCGTCGGTGCTCGCAAACGCGAACGCATCGAAGAGGAGGCAGAGGAGATGGGCGTCCGCGTGCTCAACCCAACCTACGTCGAAGTTGAGGTGACAGAAGAATGA
- a CDS encoding 50S ribosomal protein L19e, with translation MSDLKAQRRLAADVLDVGKNKVWMDPEASAEIAEAITREDIRELVADGSITAKDKRGNSRGRARERNKKRAYGHRKGPGSRKGKAGARQNKKADWTSRIRAQRKKLKELRDEGELNRTQYRSLYNKASGGEFRSVQYLLNYIEQQYGDE, from the coding sequence ATGAGCGACCTGAAAGCCCAGCGCCGTCTCGCAGCCGACGTCTTAGACGTCGGGAAGAACAAAGTTTGGATGGACCCAGAGGCCTCAGCCGAGATTGCAGAAGCAATCACGCGCGAGGACATCCGCGAACTCGTCGCGGACGGCTCCATCACGGCAAAGGACAAGCGCGGGAACTCCCGCGGTCGTGCCCGTGAGCGCAACAAGAAGCGCGCCTACGGACACCGCAAAGGCCCCGGTTCCCGCAAAGGGAAGGCTGGCGCACGGCAGAACAAGAAAGCAGACTGGACGAGCCGCATTCGCGCACAGCGAAAGAAGCTCAAAGAACTCCGCGACGAGGGTGAACTCAACCGCACCCAGTACCGCTCGCTTTACAACAAGGCAAGCGGTGGCGAGTTCCGCAGTGTCCAGTACCTGCTCAACTACATCGAACAACAGTACGGTGACGAATAA
- a CDS encoding 50S ribosomal protein L18, with protein MANGPRYKVPMRRRREVRTDYHQRLRLLKSGKPRLVARKSNQHIRAQLITAGDEGDVTLASATSADLADFGWEAPTGNLPAAYLTGYLAGKRALAAGLEEAVLDIGLNTATPGNKVFAVQEGAIDAGLDIPHNESVLADWSRTRGEHIAEYAESLDEPLYSGEFDATELPEHFDEVRERLENEL; from the coding sequence ATGGCTAACGGACCACGATACAAGGTTCCGATGCGGCGCCGCCGCGAGGTCAGAACGGACTACCATCAGAGGTTGCGCCTGTTGAAATCCGGCAAGCCTCGTCTGGTCGCTCGAAAGAGCAACCAGCACATCAGGGCGCAGCTGATCACGGCTGGAGACGAAGGCGACGTGACACTTGCGAGTGCAACGTCTGCCGACCTCGCCGATTTCGGCTGGGAGGCCCCGACTGGTAACCTGCCTGCAGCGTACCTGACCGGCTATCTCGCCGGCAAGCGTGCGCTCGCAGCAGGCCTCGAAGAGGCAGTGCTTGACATCGGCCTTAACACGGCAACCCCCGGCAACAAAGTGTTCGCAGTTCAGGAAGGCGCAATCGATGCAGGACTCGACATCCCGCACAACGAGAGCGTCCTCGCTGACTGGTCTCGCACCCGCGGCGAACACATTGCCGAGTACGCAGAATCGCTCGACGAACCACTCTACAGCGGAGAGTTCGACGCGACCGAACTCCCCGAGCACTTCGACGAAGTGCGTGAACGACTGGAGAACGAACTATGA
- a CDS encoding 30S ribosomal protein S5, with translation MSRNNNGWEPRTRLGRKVAEGDITTMEDALRSGLPLKEPQIVDQLLPGLEDDVLDINMVQRMTDSGRRVKFRSVVAIGNRDGYVGYAQGRDDQVGGSIQKAIERAKLNIIDVSRGCGSWECGCGRPHTVALRTSGKAGSVEVELQPAPRGLGLAGGETVRSVLELAGIEDIWTRSSGNTRTTVNFAKATFNALRNTAEARVPQHAREQREVIE, from the coding sequence ATGAGCAGAAACAACAACGGCTGGGAGCCACGAACCCGTCTCGGTCGGAAAGTCGCAGAGGGCGACATCACCACGATGGAAGATGCCCTCCGCTCGGGTCTCCCGCTTAAGGAGCCCCAGATCGTCGACCAGCTCCTCCCGGGGCTCGAAGACGACGTGCTGGACATCAACATGGTCCAGCGCATGACTGACTCCGGCCGCCGTGTCAAGTTCCGCTCGGTCGTCGCCATTGGTAACCGCGATGGTTACGTTGGCTACGCCCAGGGCCGGGACGACCAGGTCGGTGGCTCCATCCAGAAGGCAATCGAGCGCGCAAAACTGAACATCATCGACGTCTCGCGTGGCTGCGGGTCGTGGGAATGTGGCTGTGGGCGACCCCACACCGTCGCACTCCGCACGTCCGGTAAGGCAGGCAGCGTTGAGGTCGAACTCCAGCCCGCACCACGTGGGCTTGGACTCGCGGGCGGGGAGACCGTCCGTTCGGTGCTCGAACTCGCCGGTATCGAAGACATCTGGACGCGCTCGTCGGGGAACACCCGCACGACCGTCAACTTCGCAAAAGCAACCTTCAACGCGCTTCGCAACACGGCTGAGGCCCGCGTGCCCCAGCACGCCCGCGAGCAGCGTGAGGTGATTGAATAA
- the rpmD gene encoding 50S ribosomal protein L30 — MRALVQIRGEVNMKQGIRDTLSMLNIHKVNHATFVPETEAYRGMITKVNDYVAHGEPSKDVVVTLLRTRAEPLEGDATVDDEWVAANTDYDDIESLADALFAEETNLREQGLSPVLRLHPPRKGHKGIKHVTKEGGELGKHTTEEIDQLLEAMR, encoded by the coding sequence ATGCGAGCACTCGTCCAGATTCGCGGTGAAGTGAACATGAAACAGGGCATCCGCGACACGCTCTCCATGCTCAACATCCACAAAGTCAACCACGCGACCTTCGTCCCCGAGACGGAGGCCTACCGTGGCATGATCACCAAGGTCAACGACTACGTTGCCCACGGTGAGCCAAGCAAGGACGTCGTCGTCACGCTCCTTCGGACGCGCGCAGAGCCGCTCGAAGGCGACGCGACGGTCGACGACGAGTGGGTGGCAGCAAACACCGACTACGACGACATCGAGAGCCTCGCAGACGCGCTCTTTGCAGAAGAGACGAACCTCCGCGAGCAAGGCCTCTCTCCCGTGCTTCGCCTGCACCCCCCACGCAAGGGACACAAAGGCATCAAGCACGTCACTAAAGAGGGTGGCGAACTCGGTAAGCACACGACAGAGGAGATCGACCAGCTCCTCGAGGCGATGCGATAA
- a CDS encoding uL15m family ribosomal protein, translating to MTSKKRRQRGSRTHSGGTHKNRRGAGNRGGRGRAGRAKHEFHNYEPLGKHGFTRPPSLREDVRTVDVQTLDENAVLYAADGLAEETDHGFKLDARDIVEDGHDVDVVKVLGGSQIRNQLVVTADDFSESARELIEGEGGDAILSERGQERQAELEADDEDEDEDAE from the coding sequence ATGACCAGTAAGAAACGACGCCAGCGTGGCTCGCGCACCCACAGCGGCGGTACCCACAAGAACCGGCGTGGTGCCGGAAACCGTGGTGGCCGCGGTCGCGCCGGTCGCGCAAAACACGAGTTCCACAACTACGAACCGCTTGGTAAACACGGGTTCACCCGGCCGCCGTCACTCCGCGAAGACGTCCGCACCGTGGACGTCCAGACGTTAGACGAGAACGCGGTGCTCTACGCCGCAGACGGTCTCGCAGAAGAGACCGACCACGGCTTCAAGCTGGACGCCCGCGACATCGTCGAAGACGGTCACGACGTCGATGTCGTGAAGGTGCTCGGTGGAAGCCAGATTCGTAACCAGCTCGTCGTAACGGCTGACGACTTCAGCGAGAGCGCACGCGAGCTCATCGAGGGCGAAGGCGGCGACGCCATCCTCAGTGAGCGCGGCCAAGAGCGCCAGGCTGAACTCGAAGCAGACGACGAAGACGAAGACGAGGACGCGGAGTAG
- the secY gene encoding preprotein translocase subunit SecY, translating to MGWKEAAEPVLTRMPSVRRPEGHVPFRRKLGWTAGILVLYFFLTNVFLYGLGSGQSDVFGQFRSILAGGQGTILQLGIGPIVTASIVLQLLGGADLLGLDTSNPRDQILYQGLQKFLVVVMICLTGLPMVFAGSFLPADPQVAQSLGIGLTGVKWLIFAQIFVGAILILFMDEVVSKWGVGSGIGLFIIAGVSQSLVGGFFAIPGLGSNEAGLFATWFGMLTGSVDMPSILSLSGLQVLFVGEGQILALITTLLIFGVVVYAESVRVEIPLSHSRVKGARGRFPVKLIYASVLPMILVRALQANIQFLGRILEAQWAGMPGWVGTYAQGQPVSGLFYYLAPIQSPGQWMWWLGQTTAEPWMIMIRVLIDLTFMVIGGAIFAIFWVETTDMGPEATARQIQRSGMQIPGFRQSPGVMEKVLERYIPQVTIIGGALVGLLAVMANMLGTIGAVSGTGLLLTVSITYKLYEEIAEEQLMEMHPMMRQMFGGGD from the coding sequence ATGGGCTGGAAGGAGGCTGCTGAACCGGTGCTCACCCGAATGCCGTCGGTACGCAGACCGGAAGGTCACGTGCCGTTCCGGCGCAAGCTTGGCTGGACAGCGGGCATTCTGGTGCTGTATTTCTTCCTGACGAACGTGTTCCTGTACGGACTCGGCTCCGGACAGTCGGACGTGTTCGGGCAGTTCCGCTCCATCCTCGCGGGTGGTCAGGGAACCATCCTGCAGCTCGGTATCGGTCCGATCGTCACCGCAAGCATTGTGCTGCAGCTACTCGGCGGCGCCGACCTCTTGGGCCTCGATACGAGCAACCCACGAGACCAGATTCTGTATCAGGGCCTCCAGAAGTTCCTGGTGGTCGTGATGATTTGTCTCACCGGCCTCCCGATGGTGTTCGCAGGAAGCTTCCTGCCCGCAGACCCACAGGTCGCCCAGAGCCTCGGCATTGGACTCACGGGCGTCAAGTGGCTCATCTTCGCGCAAATCTTCGTCGGCGCAATCCTCATCCTGTTCATGGACGAGGTCGTCTCGAAATGGGGCGTCGGCTCGGGGATTGGCCTGTTCATCATCGCCGGTGTCAGCCAGAGTCTCGTGGGTGGCTTCTTCGCCATTCCCGGACTCGGCTCGAACGAAGCCGGGCTGTTTGCGACGTGGTTTGGCATGCTCACCGGCAGCGTGGACATGCCAAGCATTCTGTCGCTTTCGGGCCTCCAGGTGCTGTTCGTCGGTGAAGGGCAGATTCTCGCGCTCATCACGACCCTCCTCATCTTCGGTGTGGTTGTGTACGCAGAGAGCGTCCGCGTCGAGATTCCCCTCTCGCACTCGCGCGTGAAGGGTGCTCGCGGGCGCTTCCCGGTCAAGCTCATCTACGCGAGCGTCCTGCCGATGATCCTCGTTCGTGCGCTCCAAGCGAACATCCAGTTCCTCGGGCGCATCTTAGAGGCCCAGTGGGCCGGCATGCCCGGCTGGGTCGGCACGTACGCCCAAGGCCAGCCCGTGAGCGGGCTGTTCTACTACCTCGCACCCATCCAGTCACCCGGACAGTGGATGTGGTGGCTTGGACAGACAACGGCCGAGCCGTGGATGATCATGATCCGCGTGCTCATCGACCTGACCTTCATGGTCATCGGTGGCGCAATCTTCGCCATCTTCTGGGTGGAGACCACCGACATGGGGCCGGAAGCAACCGCGCGTCAGATTCAGCGCTCGGGGATGCAGATTCCCGGCTTCCGCCAGAGCCCCGGTGTCATGGAGAAGGTCTTAGAACGCTACATCCCACAGGTCACCATCATCGGCGGTGCCCTCGTGGGCCTGCTCGCCGTCATGGCGAACATGCTCGGCACCATCGGTGCCGTCTCCGGTACGGGCTTGCTGCTCACCGTCTCCATCACGTACAAACTGTACGAGGAGATCGCAGAGGAGCAACTCATGGAGATGCACCCGATGATGCGCCAGATGTTCGGCGGCGGCGACTAA
- a CDS encoding zinc-binding dehydrogenase — protein MRAAVLREYGEPLEIEEREPPTPEPHGAVVAVEACGICRSDWHAWMGHGEWADDQVPRGQVLGHEPAGEVVAVGEQVTALSVGDRIAVPFNLGDGTCHYCRNGYGNVCVNDRALGFQPEAPGAFAEQVHLPWAEYNAMRLPEGVSVRDVAALGCRFMTAFHGLAHRAALGPGDWLAVHGCGGVGLSAVHIGHALGARVVAVDVNESALGRASDLGATEVVNATECEVPATVQALTDGGAHVSMDALGIAETCRNSIRSLRRRGEHVQVGLSTDTERGEVSVPTDYMARHELSFHGSRGMPPTRYDELFGLMQAGSVTPGKLVSREVALSDVSDRLDAMTRYEVEGVEVVTDFAN, from the coding sequence ATGCGCGCTGCAGTGTTGCGAGAGTACGGAGAACCGCTCGAAATCGAAGAGCGCGAGCCACCGACACCGGAGCCACACGGCGCGGTCGTCGCCGTAGAGGCGTGTGGCATCTGTCGCAGCGACTGGCACGCGTGGATGGGCCACGGCGAGTGGGCCGACGACCAAGTGCCCCGCGGGCAGGTGTTGGGACACGAACCCGCAGGCGAAGTCGTGGCGGTTGGCGAGCAGGTCACAGCCCTCTCAGTCGGAGACCGTATCGCGGTGCCGTTCAATCTCGGTGACGGGACGTGCCACTACTGTCGAAATGGGTACGGAAACGTCTGTGTGAACGACCGGGCACTCGGGTTTCAGCCGGAGGCTCCCGGTGCGTTCGCAGAGCAGGTACACCTTCCGTGGGCGGAGTACAACGCGATGCGGTTGCCAGAGGGCGTCAGCGTCCGCGACGTGGCCGCACTTGGGTGTCGGTTCATGACGGCGTTTCACGGCCTCGCACACCGCGCCGCCCTCGGCCCCGGCGACTGGCTCGCGGTGCACGGCTGTGGCGGGGTTGGCCTCTCTGCGGTGCACATCGGACACGCACTCGGGGCGCGTGTCGTCGCGGTGGACGTAAACGAGAGTGCACTCGGTCGGGCGAGTGACCTTGGTGCGACGGAAGTCGTGAACGCAACCGAGTGCGAAGTTCCCGCGACAGTACAGGCACTCACGGACGGTGGGGCACACGTTTCGATGGACGCACTCGGTATCGCGGAGACGTGTCGGAACTCCATCCGGTCGCTACGGCGGCGCGGCGAACACGTTCAAGTGGGACTTTCGACCGACACAGAACGCGGCGAGGTATCGGTGCCGACCGATTACATGGCGAGACACGAACTCTCCTTTCACGGTTCTCGTGGGATGCCGCCGACGCGCTACGACGAGCTGTTCGGTCTCATGCAGGCAGGTTCGGTCACGCCCGGAAAGCTGGTCAGTCGCGAGGTCGCCCTCTCAGACGTTTCAGACCGCCTCGACGCGATGACTCGCTACGAGGTCGAAGGCGTAGAGGTCGTGACCGACTTTGCGAACTGA
- a CDS encoding SRPBCC family protein yields MQLRSVGRERVIHATVTVPASRAAVWDAWTTDAGARSFFAPDCTIDLIEMGAYEMFFNPEGADGLRGGEGNVILAIEPERMLSFTWNAPPSLPTVRDQRTSVVVRFRDLPNDRTQVSLTHSGWGEGPEWTKAYDYFVEAWAETVLPRLRERFVSGPIDWDALD; encoded by the coding sequence ATGCAGCTTCGTTCTGTCGGCAGAGAGCGCGTCATCCACGCAACCGTTACCGTCCCGGCCAGCAGAGCCGCCGTCTGGGACGCCTGGACCACCGACGCGGGCGCGCGAAGCTTCTTCGCGCCCGACTGTACCATTGACCTCATCGAGATGGGTGCCTACGAGATGTTTTTCAATCCCGAGGGCGCGGACGGCCTCCGTGGGGGCGAAGGCAACGTCATCCTCGCCATCGAACCGGAGCGGATGCTGAGTTTTACCTGGAACGCCCCGCCCTCACTGCCCACTGTCCGCGACCAACGGACGAGCGTCGTCGTCCGCTTCCGTGACCTCCCGAACGACCGCACGCAGGTCAGCCTCACCCACAGCGGGTGGGGTGAAGGCCCCGAGTGGACGAAGGCCTACGACTACTTCGTCGAGGCGTGGGCGGAAACGGTATTGCCGCGGCTCAGAGAGCGCTTCGTGAGCGGACCGATTGATTGGGACGCCCTCGACTGA
- a CDS encoding amino acid permease yields MSDEELAKDLGPLAALTIGVGTMIGAGIFVLPGVAVETAGPLAAAAFVLGGGIALLTALSASELGTAMPKAGGAYYYVNHALGPLFGSIAGWANWMGLAFASAFYMFGFGQYVSVFVDVPTLALGPLTLTGAKIIALVGAALFTFINYVGAKETGRLQNIIVVTLVGILTVFTLVGALQADISSLRPFAPDGYGPLLPVTGIIFVSYLGFVQITSVAEEIKDPGRNLPRAVIGSVLLVTAIYALVLLVVLAAVPNSVVAGNDTAVVDVARILLGPIGAVALLFGGLLATASSANASILASSRINFAMGRDKIVTEDLNTIHPRFGTPYRAIALTGGFILLFILFGDLATLSTAGSTLHLIIYGLLNIALIVMREANPAGYKPDYEVPFYPVVPILGAVISFALIAFINPEIVALSLAFVAFAALWYVFYARSRTEKQGILSQYILNRSDVMPEPAVSAAGAVQPDGGQYRVMVPLANPASEKDLISLASAVAKQKGGTVDAIHIITVPDQTALAGAAAYKDQLDAESSTLLERARKDATTFGVDVDTHTILSHRSFEEIFDAAKTHEADLVVMGWGADSHGAPGRAESALDELTENIPCDFLVLKDRGFDPSKLLVPTAGGPDSDLSAAVATMLRAEYDSEITLLHAVDSPDEEADGRVFLEQWAREHDLADVNLRIDTTGDVEGAIETAAKDSSLVIIGATEKGLLTRLVRGSLVLDVVDDISCSVLLAEKGRSRTLRERLFGR; encoded by the coding sequence ATGAGTGACGAAGAACTCGCAAAAGACCTCGGGCCGCTCGCCGCGCTGACCATCGGCGTGGGCACCATGATTGGGGCGGGCATCTTCGTCCTGCCTGGCGTGGCCGTCGAAACCGCCGGCCCACTCGCCGCCGCGGCGTTCGTCCTCGGTGGCGGGATTGCCCTGCTCACCGCACTCTCCGCGAGTGAACTCGGCACGGCCATGCCGAAAGCCGGGGGCGCGTACTACTACGTCAATCACGCCCTCGGGCCGCTGTTCGGCAGCATTGCAGGTTGGGCCAACTGGATGGGCCTTGCCTTTGCCTCTGCGTTCTACATGTTCGGCTTTGGCCAGTACGTCTCCGTGTTCGTAGACGTGCCCACCCTCGCGCTTGGGCCGCTCACCCTGACGGGTGCGAAAATCATCGCGCTCGTGGGCGCAGCGCTGTTCACGTTCATCAACTACGTGGGCGCAAAAGAGACGGGCCGCCTGCAGAACATCATCGTCGTCACGCTCGTGGGCATCCTCACGGTGTTCACGCTAGTCGGGGCGCTGCAAGCAGACATCTCCTCTCTCCGGCCATTCGCGCCGGATGGCTACGGACCGCTGCTCCCCGTGACGGGCATCATCTTCGTCTCGTATCTGGGTTTCGTCCAGATTACGTCGGTTGCAGAGGAAATCAAAGACCCCGGCCGCAACCTGCCGCGCGCCGTCATCGGGAGCGTCCTGCTCGTCACCGCCATCTACGCGCTTGTCTTGCTCGTCGTCCTCGCCGCCGTGCCAAACAGCGTGGTCGCGGGTAACGACACCGCCGTCGTGGACGTGGCGCGCATCCTCCTCGGGCCGATTGGCGCAGTTGCCCTCCTCTTTGGCGGCCTGCTCGCAACGGCGTCGAGTGCGAACGCCTCGATTCTCGCCTCCTCACGCATCAATTTCGCCATGGGGCGGGACAAAATCGTCACCGAAGACCTGAACACGATTCACCCCCGCTTCGGGACGCCGTATCGCGCAATCGCGCTCACCGGCGGGTTCATCTTGCTGTTCATCCTGTTCGGTGACTTGGCGACGCTCTCGACGGCCGGGAGTACGCTCCACCTCATCATCTACGGCCTGCTCAACATCGCGCTCATCGTGATGCGCGAGGCGAATCCGGCGGGCTACAAACCCGACTACGAGGTGCCGTTCTACCCCGTCGTGCCGATTCTCGGGGCGGTCATCTCGTTCGCGCTCATCGCGTTCATCAATCCGGAAATCGTCGCCCTCAGTCTCGCCTTCGTCGCCTTCGCCGCCCTCTGGTACGTCTTCTACGCCCGTTCGCGCACGGAGAAACAGGGCATCCTGAGCCAGTACATCCTGAATCGCTCTGACGTGATGCCAGAACCTGCTGTCTCTGCGGCGGGGGCCGTCCAGCCAGACGGCGGCCAGTATCGCGTGATGGTGCCGCTTGCAAACCCCGCGAGCGAGAAAGACCTCATCTCGCTTGCGAGCGCAGTGGCAAAACAGAAAGGTGGCACCGTAGACGCCATCCACATCATCACCGTACCCGACCAGACGGCGCTTGCGGGGGCGGCGGCGTACAAAGACCAACTCGACGCGGAGTCCTCGACGTTGCTTGAACGCGCCCGCAAAGACGCGACGACGTTCGGCGTGGACGTGGACACTCACACCATCCTCTCACACCGGTCGTTCGAGGAGATTTTCGACGCGGCAAAAACCCACGAGGCAGACCTCGTCGTGATGGGTTGGGGGGCAGACTCCCACGGCGCACCCGGTCGCGCAGAGAGCGCGTTAGACGAACTCACCGAGAACATCCCGTGTGACTTCCTCGTGCTCAAAGACCGTGGGTTCGACCCCTCGAAGCTGCTCGTCCCGACCGCCGGTGGCCCGGATTCAGACCTCTCTGCGGCCGTGGCGACGATGCTGCGCGCAGAGTACGATTCCGAGATTACCCTGCTCCACGCCGTCGACTCACCCGACGAGGAGGCAGATGGCCGCGTGTTCTTAGAACAGTGGGCCAGAGAACACGACCTCGCGGACGTGAACCTCCGCATCGACACCACGGGCGACGTCGAGGGAGCCATCGAGACGGCGGCGAAAGACTCCTCGCTCGTCATCATCGGTGCGACCGAAAAGGGCCTGCTCACTCGCCTCGTTCGCGGGTCGCTCGTCCTTGACGTGGTCGACGACATCTCGTGTTCGGTGTTGCTCGCAGAGAAGGGCCGCAGTCGCACCCTCCGCGAGCGGTTATTCGGTCGGTAA